A single window of Eucalyptus grandis isolate ANBG69807.140 chromosome 1, ASM1654582v1, whole genome shotgun sequence DNA harbors:
- the LOC120295532 gene encoding putative pentatricopeptide repeat-containing protein At1g12700, mitochondrial has product MKRASLCGAPVFLLLRAPAAMSSVRGRFCSITIPILHDPNWFLSYVRNICRPGGGGGGVFTSVGDALCCFGKMIKASPLPSSRDFSLLLGAIVRMKHYSTAIRLIEQLPSSGIEDDVALLTIWMNCFCRLRQVDMGLCILGRILKLGFDIDVVTLSTLIDGLFIQGKTDQALRFLDDMGRNGPEPDETTCAIVAKGLCRAGKTRLAIELLRDWEERSCRIDSFAYGIVIDSLCKEGLITEASGLHESMSKKGIKSDVVTYTSLIQGMCNVGQMEDALVLLKEMTSRGIQPDIFTYNSLVHYLCKLGQWKDATVLLEKMMKAGIEPNVITYTSVIQGVCNSGQLKEAQRLLSHMVQSRVMPDVQTFTILVDAHCKEGMLVEAEAIINRMIQFGKMPNSVTYNALLNGYCLQNRMDDALAVLNLMVERGCSPDVVCYNTLINGYCKGKRVDK; this is encoded by the coding sequence ATGAAGCGCGCCAGCCTCTGTGGTGCTCccgtcttccttcttcttcgtgctCCAGCTGCGATGTCCAGCGTTCGTGGGAGGTTCTGTTCGATCACTATCCCTATTCTCCACGACCCGAACTGGTTCTTGAGTTACGTGAGGAATATTTGCAGacctggtggtggtggaggtggtgtgTTTACGAGTGTCGGTGATGCCCTGTGTTGCTTCGGTAAAATGATAAAGGCGAGCCCTTTGCCTTCCTCCAGGGATTTCAGTCTACTGTTGGGTGCTATAGTGAGGATGAAGCACTACTCGACTGCCATCCGCTTGATTGAGCAGCTGCCTTCTTCGGGGATCGAGGATGATGTTGCCTTGCTGACCATTTGGATGAATTGCTTCTGCCGGTTAAGGCAGGTCGATATGGGTTTGTGTATCCTGGGCAGAATCCTCAAGCTTGGGTTTGACATCGATGTGGTGACATTGAGCACCCTAATTGATGGTCTCTTTATTCAGGGCAAAACTGATCAAGCCTTGAGGTTCCTCGATGATATGGGACGAAATGGCCCCGAACCTGATGAGACCACATGTGCGATAGTCGCCAAGGGGTTATGCAGGGCGGGTAAAACCAGATTGGCGATTGAATTGCTGAGGGACTGGGAAGAGAGAAGCTGCAGGATTGATTCCTTCGCATACGGCATAGTAATTGATAGTCTTTGCAAGGAGGGATTGATCACTGAGGCCTCGGGACTTCACGAAAGTATGAGTAAGAAAGGTATCAAATCGGATGTTGTTACTTATACCTCCTTGATCCAAGGTATGTGCAATGTAGGCCAGATGGAAGATGCTCTCGTATTGTTGAAAGAGATGACGAGCAGAGGCATACAACCCGACATATTCACTTATAATTCCTTGGTTCATTACTTGTGCAAGCTAGGCCAATGGAAGGATGCTACGGtcttgttggagaagatgatgaaggcaGGAATCGAACCGAACGTCATTACTTATACCTCTGTCATTCAAGGAGTGTGCAATTCCGGCCAATTGAAAGAGGCCCAAAGACTGCTGAGTCATATGGTGCAAAGCAGAGTCATGCCGGATGTTCAAACCTTCACTATTCTGGTAGATGCACATTGTAAAGAGGGAATGCTTGTAGAGGCAGAGGCCATAATCAACCGGATGATTCAATTTGGTAAAATGCCTAATAGTGTCACTTATAATGCATTGTTGAATGGTTATTGTTTGCAAAATAGGATGGATGATGCTCTGGCGGTTCTTAATTTGATGGTTGAAAGAGGCTGCTCACCTGATGTTGTTTGTTATAACACGTTGATTAATGGATACTGCAAAGGGAAAAGAgttgacaaataa
- the LOC120295535 gene encoding pentatricopeptide repeat-containing protein At1g12620-like, giving the protein MRSRDLYLDHYTLNSFLDGLCKTQQIDKAMILFRKMEGSKFVPNFVTYNIIMNGMCNARKLDDAKGLFDCLHAQGLQPNVWACNILMHGLCKGGRTAEAYQLLKEMEGNGCFPDGVTYNTIIQGLLRNNKSTRAAQLVGEMVERGFSADVATMELWVKYLMTDGTSSFSSRTLHCL; this is encoded by the coding sequence ATGCGATCTCGCGATCTGTATCTAGATCATTATACCTTGAATTCTTTCCTGGATGGCCTGTGTAAAACGCAACAGATTGACAAGGCCATGATATTGTTTCGAAAGATGGAAGGTTCCAAATTTGTCCCAAACTTTGTGACTTACAATATTATAATGAATGGCATGTGTAATGCCAGAAAGCTCGACGATGCTAAGGGGCTGTTTGATTGTTTGCATGCTCAAGGTTTGCAACCTAACGTGTGGGCATGTAACATTCTCATGCATGGGTTGTGCAAAGGAGGACGTACAGCGGAAGCATATCAACTCTTAAAGGAGATGGAAGGAAATGGATGCTTCCCAGATGGGGTCACTTATAACACAATAATCCAAGGACTACtaagaaataacaaaagtaCTAGAGCTGCGCAACTTGTCGGTGAAATGGTTGAAAGGGGTTTTTCTGCAGATGTAGCAACGATGGAGTTGTGGGTCAAATATCTCATGACAGATGgaacttcttccttttctagtAGAACTCTCCATTGTCTCTGA
- the LOC104454172 gene encoding antifungal protein ginkbilobin-like protein: MDTTSKVAIMLMLSLLMFNVIKGALHTGIVNRACNIGSYSSNDPYANGMAYILEDMVTVTPSDEDYNYSTTSPYTAAAAYGHATCSQALSYSNCGMCMGSVKSQILAICSNSLGTQVKLEHCRMRYENYSFNGYVVWHQIERTLFEW, translated from the coding sequence ATGGATACTACTTCAAAAGTTGCAATTATGCTAATGCTGTCCCTCTTGATGTTCAATGTTATCAAAGGTGCCCTGCACACCGGTATAGTTAATAGGGCTTGCAATATCGGCTCCTATTCGAGCAATGATCCTTACGCAAACGGCATGGCTTACATTCTTGAGGACATGGTGACCGTGACACCTAGTGACGAGGACTACAACTACTCTACCACATCTCCTTATACCGCAGCAGCCGCCTATGGTCACGCAACTTGTAGCCAAGCACTTTCTTACAGCAATTGTGGCATGTGCATGGGCTCCGTTAAATCCCAAATACTGGCGATATGTTCAAACAGtcttggcactcaagtgaagCTTGAACATTGTAGAATGAGGTATGAAAACTACTCGTTCAACGGTTACGTAGTGTGGCACCAAATAGAGAGAACCTTGTTCGAATGGTAG